In Eleginops maclovinus isolate JMC-PN-2008 ecotype Puerto Natales chromosome 10, JC_Emac_rtc_rv5, whole genome shotgun sequence, the following proteins share a genomic window:
- the LOC134871334 gene encoding vesicular glutamate transporter 1-like isoform X1, translating to MEIRPDRFKIVAAKTLGKIYGALEKKQENGETIELSAEGRPELVEEKEMPVVDCTCFGLPRRYIIAILSGIGFCISFGIRCNLGVAIVSMVNSHTVYKDNKEIIVKAQFDWDPETVGMIHGSFFWGYIVTQIPGGFICQKFAANRVFGFAIVATSCLNMLIPSAARMHFGCVILVRICQGLVEGVSYPACHGIWAKWAPPLERSRLATTAFCGSYAGAVIAMPLAGILVQYSGWSSVFYVYGTFGIMWYCFWFLVSYESPAAHPTITEEERTYIEESIGQTAQFAVTKFNTPWRAFFTSMPVYAIIVANFCRSWTFYLLLISQPAYFEEVFGFEISKVGIVSALPHLVMTIIVPIGGQLADYLRTNHIMTTTNVRKLMNCGGFGMEATLLLVVGFSHTKVVAITFLVLAVGFSGFAISGFNVNHLDIAPRYASILMGISNGVGTLSGMVCPLIVGAMTKHKTREEWQGVFLIASLVHYGGVIFYGLFASGEKQYWAEPEEQSDEKCGILDEDELGNETEELYRTSGGGGYGATTQGADPNGGMGGGGGWVSDWDKTEEYVQPEGTNNYLYEGGVDRELT from the exons ATGGAGATCCGGCCGGACAGGTTCAAGATTGTTGCAGCCAAGACTCTCGGAAAAATCTACgg AGCTCTTGAGAAGAAGCAGGAAAATGGCGAGACCATCGAGCTGTCGGCGGAGGGCCGGCCGGAGCtggtggaggagaaggagatgcCCGTGGTGGACTGCACGTGCTTCGGGCTGCCCAGGCGCTACATCATCGCCATCCTCTCTGGAATCGGCTTCTGCATCTCCTTCGGTATCCGATGTAACTTAGGCGTGGCCATCGTCAGCATGGTCAACAGCCACACCGTCTACAAAGACAACAAGGAGATCATAGTG AAAGCTCAGTTTGACTGGGATCCAGAAACAGTGGGAATGATCCACGGCTCGTTCTTCTGGGGATACATCGTGACCCAAATCCCAGGAGGCTTCATTTGTCAAAAGTTTGCAGCAAACAG AGTGTTCGGCTTTGCTATAGTGGCCACGTCTTGCTTAAACATGCTCATCCCCTCAGCAGCCCGGATGCACTTTGGCTGTGTCATCCTTGTCAGAATATGTCAAGGACTTGTGGAG GGGGTTTCATATCCGGCCTGTCACGGTATTTGGGCAAAATGGGCGCCACCTCTCGAAAGAAGTCGTCTGGCTACGACGGCCTTTTGTG GTTCGTACGCTGGTGCTGTGATCGCTATGCCCTTAGCTGGCATCCTGGTCCAGTACTCTGGATGGTCATCAGTTTTCTACGTCTACG GAACTTTTGGGATCATGTGGTATTGCTTCTGGTTCTTGGTGTCTTATGAAAGTCCAGCAGCCCACCCCACCATCACCGAGGAGGAGAGAACATATATCGAGGAGAGCATTGGCCAAACAGCGCAATTTGCAGTAACG AAATTCAACACACCATGGAGGGCCTTCTTTACGTCCATGCCAGTTTACGCCATCATCGTGGCAAATTTCTGCAGAAGTTGGACTTTCTACTTGCTTCTCATCAGTCAGCCTGCATACTTTGAGGAAGTGTTTGGGTTTGAGATAAGCAAG GTTGGCATAGTTTCTGCACTTCCCCACCTGGTTATGACCATAATCGTGCCCATTGGTGGCCAGCTTGCTGACTATCTGCGAACTAACCATATCATGACGACAACTAATGTCAGGAAACTCATGAACTGTGGAG GGTTTGGGATGGAGGCCACCTTGCTGCTGGTGGTGGGTTTTTCCCATACAAAAGTTGTGGCCATTACATTCCTTGTCCTGGCTGTGGGTTTCTCTGGCTTTGCAATATCAG GTTTCAATGTCAACCACCTTGACATTGCACCGCGCTATGCTAGCATCCTCATGGGTATTTCCAACGGTGTGGGCACTTTGTCTGGTATGGTTTGCCCACTTATAGTCGGTGCAATGACGAAGCATAAG ACACGGGAGGAATGGCAGGGAGTGTTTCTTATCGCTTCTCTTGTTCATTATGGAGGTGTAATATTCTACG GACTCTTTGCATCTGGAGAGAAGCAATACTGGGCAGAGCCTGAAGAGCAGAGTGATGAGAAATGTGGCATCCTGGATGAGGACGAGCTTGGAAACGAAACAGAAGAGCTGTATCGTACAAGTGGCGGGGGAGGCTATGGAGCCACGACCCAGGGAGCGGATCCCAATGGAGgcatgggaggaggaggaggctgggTCTCAGACTGGGACAAAACTGAGGAATATGTCCAACCAGAAGGAACCAATAATTACCTTTACGAAGGAGGGGTGGACCGAGAGCTCACATAA
- the LOC134871334 gene encoding vesicular glutamate transporter 1-like isoform X2, with amino-acid sequence MEIRPDRFKIVAAKTLGKIYGALEKKQENGETIELSAEGRPELVEEKEMPVVDCTCFGLPRRYIIAILSGIGFCISFGIRCNLGVAIVSMVNSHTVYKDNKEIIVKAQFDWDPETVGMIHGSFFWGYIVTQIPGGFICQKFAANRVFGFAIVATSCLNMLIPSAARMHFGCVILVRICQGLVEGVSYPACHGIWAKWAPPLERSRLATTAFCGSYAGAVIAMPLAGILVQYSGWSSVFYVYGTFGIMWYCFWFLVSYESPAAHPTITEEERTYIEESIGQTAQFAVTKFNTPWRAFFTSMPVYAIIVANFCRSWTFYLLLISQPAYFEEVFGFEISKVGIVSALPHLVMTIIVPIGGQLADYLRTNHIMTTTNVRKLMNCGGFGMEATLLLVVGFSHTKVVAITFLVLAVGFSGFAISGFNVNHLDIAPRYASILMGISNGVGTLSGMVCPLIVGAMTKHKDSLHLERSNTGQSLKSRVMRNVASWMRTSLETKQKSCIVQVAGEAMEPRPRERIPMEAWEEEEAGSQTGTKLRNMSNQKEPIITFTKEGWTESSHKTSRPSAHSL; translated from the exons ATGGAGATCCGGCCGGACAGGTTCAAGATTGTTGCAGCCAAGACTCTCGGAAAAATCTACgg AGCTCTTGAGAAGAAGCAGGAAAATGGCGAGACCATCGAGCTGTCGGCGGAGGGCCGGCCGGAGCtggtggaggagaaggagatgcCCGTGGTGGACTGCACGTGCTTCGGGCTGCCCAGGCGCTACATCATCGCCATCCTCTCTGGAATCGGCTTCTGCATCTCCTTCGGTATCCGATGTAACTTAGGCGTGGCCATCGTCAGCATGGTCAACAGCCACACCGTCTACAAAGACAACAAGGAGATCATAGTG AAAGCTCAGTTTGACTGGGATCCAGAAACAGTGGGAATGATCCACGGCTCGTTCTTCTGGGGATACATCGTGACCCAAATCCCAGGAGGCTTCATTTGTCAAAAGTTTGCAGCAAACAG AGTGTTCGGCTTTGCTATAGTGGCCACGTCTTGCTTAAACATGCTCATCCCCTCAGCAGCCCGGATGCACTTTGGCTGTGTCATCCTTGTCAGAATATGTCAAGGACTTGTGGAG GGGGTTTCATATCCGGCCTGTCACGGTATTTGGGCAAAATGGGCGCCACCTCTCGAAAGAAGTCGTCTGGCTACGACGGCCTTTTGTG GTTCGTACGCTGGTGCTGTGATCGCTATGCCCTTAGCTGGCATCCTGGTCCAGTACTCTGGATGGTCATCAGTTTTCTACGTCTACG GAACTTTTGGGATCATGTGGTATTGCTTCTGGTTCTTGGTGTCTTATGAAAGTCCAGCAGCCCACCCCACCATCACCGAGGAGGAGAGAACATATATCGAGGAGAGCATTGGCCAAACAGCGCAATTTGCAGTAACG AAATTCAACACACCATGGAGGGCCTTCTTTACGTCCATGCCAGTTTACGCCATCATCGTGGCAAATTTCTGCAGAAGTTGGACTTTCTACTTGCTTCTCATCAGTCAGCCTGCATACTTTGAGGAAGTGTTTGGGTTTGAGATAAGCAAG GTTGGCATAGTTTCTGCACTTCCCCACCTGGTTATGACCATAATCGTGCCCATTGGTGGCCAGCTTGCTGACTATCTGCGAACTAACCATATCATGACGACAACTAATGTCAGGAAACTCATGAACTGTGGAG GGTTTGGGATGGAGGCCACCTTGCTGCTGGTGGTGGGTTTTTCCCATACAAAAGTTGTGGCCATTACATTCCTTGTCCTGGCTGTGGGTTTCTCTGGCTTTGCAATATCAG GTTTCAATGTCAACCACCTTGACATTGCACCGCGCTATGCTAGCATCCTCATGGGTATTTCCAACGGTGTGGGCACTTTGTCTGGTATGGTTTGCCCACTTATAGTCGGTGCAATGACGAAGCATAAG GACTCTTTGCATCTGGAGAGAAGCAATACTGGGCAGAGCCTGAAGAGCAGAGTGATGAGAAATGTGGCATCCTGGATGAGGACGAGCTTGGAAACGAAACAGAAGAGCTGTATCGTACAAGTGGCGGGGGAGGCTATGGAGCCACGACCCAGGGAGCGGATCCCAATGGAGgcatgggaggaggaggaggctgggTCTCAGACTGGGACAAAACTGAGGAATATGTCCAACCAGAAGGAACCAATAATTACCTTTACGAAGGAGGGGTGGACCGAGAGCTCACATAAAACCAGCAGACCTTCTGCACATAGCCTTTAG